In Promicromonospora sp. Populi, one genomic interval encodes:
- the nuoH gene encoding NADH-quinone oxidoreductase subunit NuoH, with protein MSPVLAAAAPGVVADFSQETIWASIVKAVFIVVFLLTSVLFAIWFERKVVARMQVRPGPNWHGPFGLLQSLADAMKLLLKEDLTVTRADRFVYLLAPMISVFCSLLVFAVIPFGPSLPFPWTDWTTPAQLTDFPVAVLYVLAAASLGVYGIVLGGWASGSTYPLLGAVRSTAQVISYELAMGLSLVSVFIMAGSMSTSQIVDSQTQIWWFIPLAPAFVIYVISMIGETNRLPFDLPEAEGELVSGYMTEYSSMKFAWFFLAEYINMLNVSAVCVTLFLGGWRAPVPDAFLGGALNEGWLPVIWFLIKLWAVMFVFVWVRGTLLRLRYDQFMVFGWKVLIPVALGWVVVLAVVQWLQRVQGVSYQQFIPVIIGAAVVFIAVMWFWPEKKEAPPGTGKKETVDAFAGGFPVPPLPGEKLPPSKRFGKEVHGE; from the coding sequence ATGAGCCCCGTCCTGGCAGCCGCGGCGCCCGGCGTCGTCGCCGACTTCTCGCAGGAGACCATCTGGGCCTCCATCGTGAAGGCCGTGTTCATCGTGGTGTTCCTGCTGACCAGCGTGCTCTTCGCCATCTGGTTCGAGCGCAAGGTCGTCGCGCGTATGCAGGTGCGTCCTGGCCCCAACTGGCACGGGCCGTTCGGCCTGCTGCAGTCGCTCGCGGACGCCATGAAGCTCCTGCTCAAGGAGGACCTGACGGTCACGCGGGCCGACCGGTTCGTCTACCTGCTGGCGCCGATGATCTCGGTGTTCTGCTCGCTGCTCGTGTTCGCCGTGATCCCGTTCGGCCCCAGCCTGCCGTTCCCCTGGACCGACTGGACCACCCCGGCACAGCTCACCGACTTCCCGGTGGCGGTGCTGTACGTGCTGGCCGCCGCGTCGCTCGGGGTCTACGGCATCGTGCTGGGCGGTTGGGCCTCCGGCTCCACCTACCCGCTGCTCGGCGCCGTGCGCTCTACGGCGCAGGTGATCAGCTACGAGCTCGCCATGGGCCTGTCGCTGGTGAGCGTGTTCATCATGGCGGGGTCGATGTCGACGTCGCAGATCGTGGACAGCCAGACGCAGATCTGGTGGTTCATCCCGCTCGCGCCGGCGTTCGTGATCTACGTGATCTCGATGATCGGTGAGACCAACCGCCTGCCGTTCGACCTCCCTGAGGCCGAGGGCGAGCTGGTCTCCGGCTACATGACCGAGTACTCGTCGATGAAGTTCGCCTGGTTCTTCCTGGCGGAGTACATCAACATGCTCAACGTCTCGGCGGTCTGCGTCACGCTCTTCCTGGGCGGCTGGCGGGCACCGGTGCCCGACGCGTTCCTGGGCGGCGCCCTCAACGAGGGCTGGCTGCCCGTCATCTGGTTCCTCATCAAGCTGTGGGCAGTCATGTTCGTCTTCGTGTGGGTGCGCGGCACGCTGCTGCGCCTGCGCTACGACCAGTTCATGGTGTTCGGCTGGAAGGTCCTCATCCCGGTAGCGCTGGGGTGGGTAGTCGTGCTCGCCGTCGTGCAGTGGCTGCAGCGGGTGCAGGGCGTGTCCTACCAGCAGTTCATCCCCGTGATCATCGGGGCCGCCGTCGTCTTCATCGCGGTCATGTGGTTCTGGCCGGAGAAGAAGGAGGCGCCACCGGGTACCGGCAAGAAGGAGACCGTCGACGCCTTCGCCGGCGGGTTCCCGGTGCCGCCGCTGCCCGGCGAGAAGCTGCCCCCGTCCAAGCGGTTCGGAAAGGAGGTCCACGGTGAGTGA